One genomic region from bacterium HR17 encodes:
- the gutB_2 gene encoding Sorbitol dehydrogenase, translating to MRAVVLERPKQWQVVDVPDPTPQDNEVVIAVAACGMCGTDRHIFEGEFPAAFPLVPGHEFGGEVVAIGSAVRHIKVGDFVVVHPNIPCRLCPFCREGNEHLCRHLRAYGVHLPGGFAQFVAVQADNVYPAEGLTPQQAAWAEPLACCLHGLGKVGFRTGERVLVLGCGPIGLLFVQLALLHGASEVVAVDVAPTRRDMAKRFGAAFALSPDELSAEGSDGAADDFSLVIEASGNPQAVAQGLRRVRAGGRFLQFGVCPPTATTVMAPFAIYRHEITIVGSFSLNRELAAAIALLRSGRVDVNSLTTHRLALDGYGAALQLMRDGSALKVQLVPHDSQ from the coding sequence ATGCGGGCAGTGGTGTTGGAGCGCCCGAAACAATGGCAGGTTGTGGATGTGCCTGACCCCACACCGCAGGACAACGAAGTCGTCATCGCCGTCGCCGCCTGCGGGATGTGCGGGACAGACCGGCACATTTTTGAGGGCGAATTTCCGGCGGCGTTTCCGCTGGTGCCCGGACACGAATTTGGCGGTGAGGTCGTCGCAATCGGCAGTGCGGTGCGGCACATAAAAGTCGGTGATTTCGTGGTCGTCCATCCCAACATCCCCTGCCGTCTTTGCCCTTTTTGCCGTGAAGGCAACGAGCACTTGTGCCGCCACTTGCGGGCTTACGGCGTTCACTTGCCCGGCGGGTTCGCCCAATTCGTCGCCGTGCAAGCGGACAATGTTTACCCCGCTGAAGGCTTAACGCCGCAACAAGCGGCGTGGGCAGAGCCGTTGGCGTGTTGCTTGCACGGTTTGGGCAAAGTCGGTTTCCGCACCGGCGAACGCGTGTTGGTGCTGGGGTGTGGTCCCATCGGATTGTTGTTCGTGCAGTTAGCTCTTCTGCACGGCGCCAGCGAGGTCGTCGCCGTAGATGTCGCGCCCACACGGCGCGACATGGCAAAGCGGTTCGGCGCTGCTTTTGCGCTGTCACCTGACGAGTTGAGCGCGGAAGGCAGCGACGGTGCCGCTGACGATTTTTCGCTAGTCATTGAAGCCAGCGGTAACCCGCAAGCAGTGGCGCAAGGGTTGCGACGGGTGCGAGCCGGCGGACGGTTTCTCCAATTCGGTGTCTGCCCACCCACAGCCACGACCGTGATGGCGCCTTTCGCCATTTATCGCCACGAAATTACCATTGTCGGCAGTTTCTCGCTGAACCGCGAACTGGCAGCCGCTATCGCTTTGCTGCGGTCAGGGCGCGTGGATGTCAACTCGTTGACGACGCACCGGTTGGCATTGGACGGTTACGGCGCAGCGTTGCAATTAATGCGCGACGGCAGCGCGTTGAAAGTGCAGTTGGTGCCGCACGACAGTCAATAA
- the ldh_2 gene encoding L-lactate dehydrogenase has protein sequence MKVGIVGSGLVGSTTAYALTLLGVVNEIVLIDLDRRLADAHAQDILHATPFAYPVTVRMGDYPDLHGAVVVVIAAGVAQRPGETRLQLLDRNAQVFRDIIPRILRHAAEAILLIVTNPVDVLTQVATRLSGLPPERVFGSGTVLDTARFRALLGEYLGVAPQSVHAYVLGEHGDSEVLCWSSATVAGIPLLTFAEHIGRPLPVEMRQHIDDGVRQAAYRIIEGKGATYFGIGAAIARLTRAILHDERAVFTVTALNEEVEGVREVALSLPRIIGRTGIVATLHPQLSDDERAALHRSAEILKQAATQLGY, from the coding sequence GTGAAGGTCGGAATTGTCGGCAGCGGGCTCGTCGGCAGCACAACCGCTTACGCGTTGACGCTTTTGGGTGTAGTGAATGAAATCGTCCTGATTGATTTGGACCGGCGCCTCGCTGACGCCCACGCCCAAGACATCCTGCACGCCACTCCGTTTGCTTACCCCGTGACCGTGCGCATGGGCGATTACCCCGACTTGCACGGGGCAGTCGTCGTTGTCATTGCCGCTGGTGTCGCCCAGCGCCCGGGCGAGACGCGTTTGCAACTTTTAGACCGCAACGCACAAGTCTTCCGCGACATCATCCCCCGCATTCTCCGCCACGCCGCTGAGGCGATTTTGCTCATCGTAACCAACCCCGTCGATGTCTTGACGCAAGTGGCGACGCGTCTTTCAGGGTTGCCTCCCGAACGCGTCTTCGGTTCGGGCACGGTCTTGGATACCGCACGGTTCCGCGCCTTGTTGGGGGAGTATTTGGGCGTTGCCCCGCAATCGGTGCACGCTTATGTCCTCGGTGAACATGGTGATTCGGAGGTGTTGTGCTGGTCCAGCGCCACCGTTGCCGGTATCCCTTTGCTGACTTTCGCGGAGCACATCGGGCGTCCGTTGCCCGTTGAAATGCGCCAACACATTGACGACGGTGTACGCCAAGCGGCTTACCGCATCATTGAAGGCAAAGGTGCGACTTACTTCGGGATCGGCGCTGCCATCGCGCGGTTGACCCGCGCCATTCTGCACGACGAACGCGCCGTGTTCACTGTCACGGCGCTCAACGAGGAAGTAGAAGGTGTAAGGGAAGTCGCCCTTTCGTTGCCCCGCATCATCGGGCGCACCGGCATCGTCGCCACTCTGCACCCGCAGTTGAGCGACGATGAACGGGCTGCCTTGCACCGCAGCGCCGAAATTTTGAAGCAGGCGGCGACCCAACTGGGTTATTGA
- the purQ gene encoding Phosphoribosylformylglycinamidine synthase subunit PurQ, which translates to MKFGIVVFPGSNCDRDCHHVVTRVLGCDAEFVWHEERSLRRFDVVILPGGFAYGDYLRVGAIARFSPVMDAVAEFAEDGGLVIGICNGFQVLVEAGLLPGALLRNRSLHFVCKFVHLRVDNIDTPFTRCCRVGQVLRVPIAHGDGRYYCDPATLATLERNGQIVFRYCTPDGQVTESANPNGSIANIAGVVNERGNVLGMMPHPERASEAVLGSADGAFLWQSILSAVAVR; encoded by the coding sequence ATGAAGTTCGGCATCGTTGTTTTTCCAGGCAGCAATTGTGACCGCGATTGCCACCATGTCGTCACGCGAGTGCTGGGCTGCGATGCTGAATTTGTATGGCATGAAGAACGCAGCCTGCGCCGGTTTGATGTCGTGATTTTACCCGGCGGCTTTGCATATGGCGACTACTTGCGGGTTGGCGCTATCGCCCGCTTTTCGCCTGTCATGGACGCGGTCGCCGAATTCGCTGAAGACGGCGGTTTGGTCATCGGCATTTGTAACGGCTTTCAGGTGCTGGTAGAAGCCGGTCTGTTGCCGGGCGCTTTACTGCGGAACCGCTCGCTGCACTTCGTCTGCAAGTTCGTCCACTTACGGGTAGACAACATTGACACTCCCTTTACCCGCTGTTGTCGCGTCGGGCAAGTCTTGCGTGTTCCCATCGCTCACGGCGACGGGCGTTATTATTGCGACCCAGCGACTCTGGCAACTTTGGAGCGCAACGGTCAAATCGTGTTTCGCTATTGCACGCCGGACGGGCAGGTAACAGAGAGCGCTAACCCCAACGGTTCCATCGCTAACATCGCAGGAGTCGTCAACGAGCGGGGCAATGTGTTAGGTATGATGCCGCACCCCGAACGGGCATCGGAAGCGGTGTTAGGTTCAGCCGATGGAGCGTTCCTCTGGCAGTCAATTCTGTCAGCCGTTGCCGTGCGATGA
- the kdsD gene encoding Arabinose 5-phosphate isomerase KdsD, translating to MSGQHGSLPRFDTDELMSLAREVFRLEAAAISALADRLGEAFEHAVAMLLSCQGHVIVTGMGKSGAIGKKIAATLSSTGTPALFLHPAEGVHGDLGVVTARDVVLMLSYSGETDELLTILPALKRLGVPLIVLTGNLRSTLAKAADVVLDVSVEREACPLNLAPTASAVAMMAMGDALALAAMKARRFTPEDFARLHPGGALGRRLLLRVRDVMRTGERLAKVHVSEPTKNAFAAITKARAGACIVVDDSDKLCGIVTDGDLRRALLRDVNLFHAPVAAVMTPTPKVIHPEALATEALRLMQIHQIDDLPVVDAEHRPVGMVDVQDLLRVGIV from the coding sequence ATGAGCGGGCAACATGGGTCGCTACCGCGCTTTGACACCGACGAACTGATGTCGTTGGCGCGCGAAGTGTTTCGCTTGGAAGCCGCTGCGATCAGCGCACTTGCCGATCGGTTGGGCGAAGCGTTTGAGCACGCCGTCGCTATGCTTCTGAGTTGTCAAGGGCATGTCATCGTGACAGGCATGGGCAAATCGGGCGCCATCGGCAAAAAAATCGCCGCCACGCTGTCCAGCACGGGCACGCCGGCACTCTTCCTGCACCCTGCAGAGGGCGTTCACGGGGACTTGGGCGTCGTGACGGCACGCGATGTCGTGTTGATGCTCAGCTACAGCGGCGAAACGGACGAGTTGCTCACGATTTTGCCTGCCCTCAAACGATTGGGTGTCCCGCTCATCGTTCTGACGGGCAACCTTAGATCCACGCTGGCAAAGGCAGCAGATGTCGTGCTGGATGTGTCGGTGGAACGGGAAGCCTGTCCGTTGAACTTAGCGCCGACTGCCAGCGCGGTGGCGATGATGGCGATGGGCGACGCGTTGGCGTTGGCGGCGATGAAAGCCCGGCGCTTCACGCCCGAAGATTTCGCTCGGTTGCATCCCGGCGGCGCTTTAGGGCGCCGCCTGTTACTGCGGGTGCGCGATGTCATGCGGACGGGCGAACGGTTGGCGAAGGTGCATGTCAGCGAGCCGACAAAAAACGCTTTCGCCGCAATTACGAAAGCGCGGGCAGGCGCGTGTATCGTCGTGGACGATTCCGACAAGTTGTGCGGTATCGTCACGGATGGCGATTTGCGTCGGGCGTTGTTGCGCGATGTCAACTTGTTCCATGCGCCTGTCGCTGCGGTTATGACCCCAACGCCGAAGGTCATCCACCCTGAGGCGTTGGCGACGGAAGCGTTACGGCTCATGCAAATACACCAGATAGACGACTTGCCCGTTGTTGACGCCGAGCACCGCCCTGTCGGCATGGTGGATGTGCAAGACCTTCTGCGGGTCGGCATCGTATAG
- the gmk gene encoding Guanylate kinase has translation MPSQHRGRLFVVSGPSGVGKGTLVTEALKRLPHMRRAITYTTRPPRSGEVAGQDYHFVSPEEFERLKDEGAFLEWAEVYGNFYGSPRAEVERLRDAGYDVVLVLDVQGALTVKRKCPEAILIFVEPPSIAELQRRLEERGTDPPDAIARRLAKAQWEMEQAAFFDHRVLNDTVERAVNELVRVLQRPDKP, from the coding sequence ATGCCTTCACAACACCGCGGACGGTTGTTCGTCGTCTCAGGTCCGTCTGGTGTGGGCAAAGGGACTTTGGTCACAGAAGCACTCAAGCGCCTACCTCATATGCGCCGTGCGATAACCTACACGACCCGCCCACCTCGCTCCGGTGAGGTCGCGGGTCAAGACTATCACTTCGTCAGCCCTGAAGAGTTTGAGCGGCTAAAGGACGAAGGGGCATTTTTAGAATGGGCGGAAGTTTACGGTAACTTTTACGGCTCGCCCCGCGCCGAGGTAGAGCGTCTGCGCGACGCCGGTTACGATGTCGTGTTGGTGCTGGATGTGCAAGGAGCCTTGACAGTTAAACGGAAATGTCCCGAGGCGATCCTGATTTTCGTGGAACCACCTTCAATAGCGGAACTGCAACGGCGTTTGGAAGAACGCGGCACTGACCCTCCCGACGCCATCGCCCGTCGCCTCGCCAAAGCCCAATGGGAAATGGAACAAGCTGCCTTCTTTGACCACCGCGTCCTCAACGACACCGTTGAGCGGGCAGTAAACGAACTCGTGCGGGTGTTGCAACGACCCGATAAACCGTGA
- the sat gene encoding Sulfate adenylyltransferase yields the protein MASVPHGGVLVDQTVPMEVAAEELKRAATLPHLPADRDTLWDAEKIAIGAFSPLTGFMTGEQVKAVVDDMRLPSGEVWSMPILCPVPDAFVGQVRGAKEVALVDERDEVVAILQVQDVFRPDKRWLVKGVFGTEDEKHPGVARVLNQPEWFVGGEIRLLQPTENPYRRWEQTPRQTRAHFERMGWRTVVGFQTRNAPHRAHEYLQRCALEFCDGLLIQPIMGTKKGDDFPTEAIMAAYEALVREFYPADRVLLSGITTWMRYGGPREAVFHAIFRKNYGCTHFIVGRDHAGVGNYYDPYAAHRIFDELPDLGITILKVTAAFYCERCGCLATEKTCGHLESRRNISMTALRTMLRNGEMPPHELIRPEIAAILREFVVR from the coding sequence ATGGCTTCCGTTCCGCACGGAGGTGTTTTGGTAGACCAGACGGTGCCGATGGAAGTAGCGGCAGAGGAACTGAAACGCGCGGCAACACTGCCGCACTTGCCTGCCGACCGCGACACGCTGTGGGATGCCGAAAAGATTGCCATCGGTGCTTTCAGCCCGTTGACGGGGTTCATGACAGGCGAACAAGTGAAGGCGGTCGTGGACGACATGCGCCTACCCTCTGGCGAAGTGTGGTCTATGCCGATTTTGTGCCCTGTTCCCGACGCGTTTGTGGGGCAAGTGCGGGGTGCCAAAGAGGTAGCGCTGGTTGATGAGCGTGACGAAGTTGTGGCGATACTTCAAGTGCAAGATGTCTTCCGCCCCGACAAGCGTTGGTTGGTCAAGGGCGTCTTTGGCACGGAGGACGAAAAGCATCCGGGCGTGGCACGGGTGCTCAATCAACCCGAATGGTTTGTCGGGGGTGAAATCCGCTTGCTCCAACCGACCGAAAACCCTTATCGGCGGTGGGAGCAGACGCCGCGCCAAACGCGGGCACATTTTGAGCGGATGGGTTGGCGCACCGTCGTCGGCTTTCAAACACGCAACGCGCCCCATCGGGCGCACGAGTATTTGCAACGGTGTGCGTTGGAGTTTTGCGATGGCTTGCTCATTCAACCCATCATGGGCACCAAAAAAGGCGACGATTTTCCGACGGAAGCCATCATGGCTGCCTACGAGGCGCTGGTGCGCGAATTTTACCCCGCCGACCGTGTGCTCCTTTCGGGCATCACGACTTGGATGCGCTACGGCGGACCGCGCGAGGCAGTGTTCCACGCGATTTTTCGTAAAAACTACGGTTGCACGCACTTCATCGTCGGGCGCGACCACGCCGGTGTCGGCAACTATTACGATCCGTATGCCGCGCATCGCATTTTTGACGAACTGCCCGACTTGGGCATCACGATCTTGAAGGTGACAGCGGCGTTTTATTGCGAGCGGTGCGGCTGCCTGGCGACGGAGAAAACCTGCGGGCACCTTGAAAGCCGCCGCAACATCAGCATGACGGCACTACGGACGATGCTGCGCAACGGCGAAATGCCACCCCACGAACTCATCCGCCCCGAAATTGCCGCAATTTTGCGGGAGTTTGTGGTGCGTTGA